A genome region from Solanum pennellii chromosome 12, SPENNV200 includes the following:
- the LOC107005758 gene encoding uncharacterized protein LOC107005758, translated as MLKRGQTFQKKTSQKPSENTKDQVCHKCGSPDHFIKFCPLWALEQKKANFEKVKDIKNDKYIPTNRRMTNQEADLSTRRAFAAMGDLSEEEFEDGGFENQSLLAIEQSNKYDFLALIAETDSEDDEEDDKQSKVSFHHIKVNIESYSKKELESLLSTLIDAYQSVNSEREQVMENYASLREVNDNLEKHNHFLQNKLKEQIKISELSHKGKNSASELQLALEEKIKLLTIKYQALTERNRLLQENLDHTKLDLERNLRWTRSSEILTQIQEKQTTSRSGIGFKKQNNLVSHTIHMSKSLCTHCGNSGHLKNQCKALFEAFQKNVKFTKKEKTDTAKNLVRNKNAPNKRFSYLPLWARRNLIHPFTHIKGPKLIWVPKTNL; from the coding sequence ATGCTAAAGAGAGGGCAGacctttcaaaagaaaacttctcaAAAACCATCTGAAAACACTAAAGACCAGGTTTGTCATAAATGTGGGAGCCCAGATCACTTCATCAAATTCTGTCCACTTTGGGCTTTAGAGCAGAAAAAGGCAAACTTTGAGAAggtcaaagacatcaagaatgATAAGTACATTCCCACAAACAGAAGAATGACCAATCAAGAAGCGGATCTTTCAACGAGAAGAGCCTTTGCCGCTATGGGGGACTTATCTGAAGAAGAATTTGAGGATGGAGGGTTCGAAAATCAGTCACTACttgcaatagaacaatcaaataaatatgattttcttgcacTCATTGCTGAAACAGATtctgaagatgatgaagaagatgacaaacaaagcaaggtaagttttcatcacatcaaagtaaatattgaatcatattctaAAAAGGAACTAGAGTCTTTATTGAGTACTCTTATAGATGCATATCAGTCtgtcaattctgaaagagaACAAGTGATGGAAAACTATGCATCTTTAAGAGAAGTCAATGACAATCTTGAGAAACACAATcactttcttcaaaataaattaaaagaacagaTTAAAATCTCAGAGTTAAGTCACAAGGGCAAAAACTCTGCTAGTGAACTTCAATTAGctctagaagaaaaaataaaattgttaaccaTAAAATATCAAGCTTTAACAGAAAGGAATAGGTTGTTACAAGAAAATCTTGATCATACCAAACTGGATCTGGAAAGAAATCTTAGATGGACCAGGTCCTCTGAAATTTTAACTCAGATTCAAGAAAAGCAAACCACTAGTCGAAGTGGGATAGGTTTTAAAAAACAGAATAATCTTGTGTCACACACTATTCACATGTCTAAAAGTTTATGCACTCATTGTGGAAACTCAGGTCATTTAAAGAATCAATGTAAAGCTTTATTTGAGgcttttcagaaaaatgttaagttcaccaaaaaggaaaagactGATACGGCTAAGAACCTGGTTCGAAATAAAAATGCTCCAAATAAAAGGTTTTCTTATTTGCCTTTATGGGCTAGAAGAAATCTTATTCATCCTTTTACTCACATAAAGGGGCCCAAGCTAATCTGGGTTCCCAAGACTAATCTTTGA